The following proteins are encoded in a genomic region of Pyrus communis chromosome 11, drPyrComm1.1, whole genome shotgun sequence:
- the LOC137709160 gene encoding uncharacterized protein, producing MAAAMVCQPTKEQPQWGGSVHGHSYKPRDRAMMHANLMNNYFNPNSVYTEEDFRRRFRMRRNVFKRLLCDVQQVNPYFNKCGTEQAFLVYKEEYLHEPNQEDLNQLLRKAEDRGFPSMKGSLDCMRWDWKNCLTRWQGGFSGRLRKPTVVSEAVASYDTWIWHAFFGVLGFQNDITVLKHSPLFNRLMKVKAPQLDYYINDRQYNMRYYLANVIYPKWATLVQAIPNPRNDAEKLFTLHQEAYQKDVERAFSILQAR from the exons ATGGCTGCGGCCATGGTGTGTCAGCCAACTaaggaacaacctcaatggggtggctctgTTCATGGTCACTCTTACAAACCACGAGATAGAGCGATGATGCAtgccaatctgatgaacaactacttcaaccctaactcggtgtacacagaagaggatttcagacgTCGCTTCCGGATGAGGCGTAATGTCTTCAAGCGTTTACTTTGTGATGTCCAGCAGGTTAATCCATATTTCAACAAATGCGGGACAGAGCAGGCCTtcctg GTTTACAAAGAGGAGTACCTCCacgagccaaatcaagaagatctgaatCAGCTTCTTCGCAAAGCTGAAGACCGTGGGTTTCCGAGCATGAAAGggtcattagactgcatgcGCTGGGATTGGAAGAATTGTCTCACCAGATGGCAAGGAGGCTTTAGCGGAAGGTTGAGAAAACCAACTGTTGTGTCAGAGGCGGTTGCTTCATATGACACATGgatctggcatgctttctttggagtccttGGAttccaaaatgacattacagttctcAAGCATTCACCCCTCTTCAATCGCCTGATGAAGGTTAAAgcacctcaacttgactactacatcaacgaCCGTCAATACAATATGAGGTATTACTTGGCAAATGTCATTtacccaaagtgggcgacacttgtccaagcaattccaaaccctaggaatgacgcggaaaagttgtttaccttacaccaagaggcataccagaaagatgttgagagagctttcaGTATTTTACAAGCACGATGA